From Candidatus Eremiobacteraceae bacterium, one genomic window encodes:
- a CDS encoding heme o synthase translates to MLSTATKKIVDYYGLTKPGVMSLLLFTTFTAMMMAAGGLPSWRLALLTLLGGALASASSAAINMYFDRDIDGQMKRTKTRPIPSGRVAPRDALVFGIVLGVLAFAELALTVNLLAAALSVAGILYYVFIYTVWLKRTTPQNIVIGGAAGSVPPLVGWAAVTDHVGLTALLLFAVVFVWTPPHFWALALLKKEEYRRVGIPMLPAVYGDDVTKRQILIYTIVLAALTLVFVPLHLMGVVYLASAIVLDVVFFAFAVWVVRSGSPKSEGLMYRFSMLYLALLFVAMAIDRFGHGVSGS, encoded by the coding sequence CAGCCACGAAGAAGATCGTCGATTATTACGGGCTTACGAAACCCGGCGTCATGTCGCTCTTGCTGTTCACGACCTTCACGGCGATGATGATGGCCGCCGGCGGCTTGCCCTCGTGGCGTCTTGCCCTACTGACGCTGCTCGGCGGCGCGCTCGCCAGCGCGTCCTCTGCGGCGATCAACATGTACTTCGACCGCGACATCGACGGGCAGATGAAGCGGACGAAGACACGCCCGATCCCGAGCGGCCGCGTCGCGCCGCGCGACGCGCTCGTGTTCGGCATCGTCCTCGGTGTGCTCGCTTTCGCCGAGCTGGCGCTCACCGTGAACCTGCTCGCCGCGGCGCTGTCCGTCGCCGGCATCCTCTACTACGTCTTCATCTATACGGTCTGGCTGAAGCGCACGACGCCGCAGAACATCGTCATCGGCGGCGCGGCCGGTTCGGTGCCGCCGCTCGTCGGGTGGGCCGCGGTGACCGATCATGTCGGCCTCACCGCACTGCTGCTGTTCGCAGTCGTCTTCGTGTGGACACCGCCCCACTTCTGGGCGCTCGCCCTGCTGAAGAAGGAAGAATACCGTCGCGTCGGCATCCCGATGCTCCCCGCGGTCTACGGCGACGACGTCACCAAGCGGCAGATCCTCATCTACACCATCGTGCTCGCCGCGCTGACGCTCGTCTTCGTGCCGCTCCACCTCATGGGCGTCGTCTATCTCGCGAGCGCGATCGTGCTGGACGTCGTCTTCTTCGCGTTCGCCGTCTGGGTCGTTCGAAGCGGTTCGCCGAAGAGCGAAGGTCTCATGTACCGGTTCTCGATGCTCTATCTCGCCTTGCTGTTCGTCGCGATGGCGATCGACCGGTTCGGGCACGGCGTCTCGGGTTCGTAG